The nucleotide window CCGCAACATCCGGGTCGAGCCGACCGAGGAGGCCAAGGCCGCGATGTACTCGGCCGTCGGCTACGACGACATCGACTACTCGCCGTTCGGTACGGGCTCCGGCCAGGCCGTTCCGCTGGAGGACTACGACTACGGTCCGTACAACCAGTAAGCGGGTCGCTTGATCGACTGAAGGGCGGTCATCCCCTCGGGGGTGGCCGCCCTTCGGCGTTCCGCGGCGGGCCGGCGTCCCGCCGCCGCGGCGCCGGGAATTCCTGACATGGGTGCTGCGGGAACCCGTGCCCGTAATGCCGCGTTGAAGCATGATGGAGAGGCAAGTCCGTCCGGGGGAGGTGCTTCCGTGTCGTACCCGTCACCGTGGCAGCCGGGGCAGGGGTGGAACCAACCGCGCCCCTGGCCCGAGCAGGCCGGCCAGTCGATGCTCGCCTCGACCGCCGACCGGGAGCGTGCCGTGGACGTGCTCAGAGCCGGGTTCGGCGAGGGGCGGATGCAGCAGCCCGAGTTCGAGAAGCGGGTGGCGCGGGCGTACGCGGCCCGTACGGTGGGCGAGCTCGCCCTGCTGGTGTCCGACCTGCCGCAGGGCCCCGTACCGCTTTCTGCGGTCCCTGGGCCCATGTCCGGGCCCGTGCCGCGGACGTTCCTGCCCGCGGCCCCGCCGAAGACGAACGAGAAGGCGGTCGGCTCGGCGATCTGCGGGGTGCTCTGTCTGGTGACGGCCGGGCTGACCGGGGTTCCGGCGGTGATCCTGGGGCACGCCGCCCGCGCGGAGATGCGGCGCACGGGCGAGGGTGGCGAAGGTCTCGCGCTCACCGGGCTGGTCCTCGGCTGGCTGTCCACCGCGGGCTGGGCGTTGCTGCTGACCCTGCTGTTCGCGGCGGCGCTGGTGTCCTGAGCAGCGGCGTTGGTGTCCTGAGCGTGGCGCGACGGCGTCCTGACGAGGCACGGTCGGCGTCCTGACGGTGTCCTGGCGCAGACCGCCACGGGGGCGTTGCGTTGGCATGGTCCGCTCAGCGAGGCCGGTGCAGTCCATTTGTTTTGACCGCAGCTCATGAGGTAGGTACGCTCAGACCTTGTGCCTGGGGTGTGCCCTGGCTCCCGTGCGTGCCTTCAACCGTACTAAGGGAGTCGTCACCGGCCACCGCAATCTGCGCCCCTACCGCCTCGCGGCGGGAATCCGCAGTGTTCGACACACCCGACCGCGTGGGTCGGCGGTGTTCCAGGTTAGCTTCACCATTCGGCACACAGAAACCGGAGAAGTAGTGCCTACGATCCAGCAGCTGGTCCGGAATGGCCGGCAAGACAAGGTCAAGAAGAACATGACGCCCGCGCTCGAGGGTTCGCCCCAGCGCCGTGGCGTCTGCACGCGTGTGTTCACGACCACCCCCAAGAAGCCGAACTCGGCCCTGCGCAAGGTCGCGCGTGTGCGTCTGACCAGCGGGATCGAAGTCACCGCTTACATTCCGGGTGAGGGACACAACCTGCAGGAGCACTCCATCGTGCTCGTGCGCGGCGGCCGTGTGAAGGACCTGCCGGGTGTTCGCTACAAGATCATCCGAGGTTCTCTGGACACCCAGGGTGTCAAGAACCGCAAGCAGGCCCGCAGCCGCTACGGCGCCAAGAAGGAGAAGTAGAAATGCCTCGTAAGGGCCCCGCCCCGAAGCGCCCGGTCATCATCGACCCGGTCTACGGTTCCCCTCTGGTGACCTCCCTCATCAACAAGGTGCTGCTGAACGGCAAGCGCTCCACCGCCGAGCGCATCGTGTACGGCGCCATGGAGGGCCTGCGCGAGAAGACCGGCAACGACCCGGTCATCACGCTGAAGCGCGCACTGGAGAACATCAAGCCGACCCTCGAGGTCAAGTCCCGCCGTGTCGGCGGTGCGACGTACCAGGTCCCGATCGAGGTCAAGCCCGGTCGTGCCAGCACGCTCGCGCTGCGCTGGCTGGTCGGTTACTCCCGCGCCCGTCGCGAGAAGACCATGACCGAGCGTCTGCTCAACGAGCTCCTCGACGCCTCCAACGGCCTCGGTGCCGCTGTGAAGAAGCGCGAGGACACCCACAAGATGGCCGAGTCCAACAAGGCCTTCGCGCACTACCGCTGGTAGTCGCTACCCCCATCGAGACCGAGAGAAGACCGAAGCCTTATGGCTACCACTTCACTTGACCTGGCCAAGGTCCGCAACATCGGGATCATGGCCCACATCGACGCGGGTAAGACGACCACCACCGAGCGGATCCTCTTCTACACCGGCGTCAGCTACAAGATCGGTGAAGTCCACGACGGCGCTGCCACCATGGACTGGATGGAGCAGGAGCAGGAGCGTGGCATCACGATCACCTCTGCTGCGACCACCTGTCATTGGCCCCTCGAGGACAACGACTACACGATCAACATCATCGACACCCCCGGGCACGTCGACTTCACGGTCGAGGTGGAGCGTTCGCTCCGCGTCCTCGACGGTGCCGTCACGGTGTTCGACGGCGTCGCGGGTGTCGAGCCGCAGTCCGAGACGGTGTGGCGTCAGGCCGACCGTTACGGCGTGCCGCGCATCTGCTTCGTCAACAAGCTCGACCGGACCGGCGCGGAGTTCCACCGCTGCGTCGACATGATCAGGGACCGCCTCGGTGCGCAGCCCCTGGTCATGCAGCTCCCGATCGGTGCCGAGATGGACTTCAAGGGCGTTGTGGACCTGGTCCGCATGAAGGCGCTCGTGTGGTCCGCCGAGGCGGCGAAGGGCGAGATGTACGACGTCGTCGACATCCCGGCCACGCACACCGAGGCCGCCGAGGAGTACCGCGGTCTGCTGATCGAGGCCGTCGCGGAGAACGACGAAGAGATCATGGAGCTGTACCTGGAGGGCCAGGAGCCCACCGAGGAGCAGCTGTACGCCGCGATCCGTCGCATCACCATCTCGTCCGGCAAGTCCACCGACACCACGGTCACCCCGGTGTTCTGTGGCACCGCGTTCAAGAACAAGGGCGTCCAGCCCCTGCTCGACGCGGTCGTGCGCTACCTGCCGACCCCCCTGGACGTCGAGGCCATCGAAGGCCACGACGTCAAGGACCCCGAGGTCGTCGTCAAGCGCAAGCCGTCCGTGGACGAGCCGCTGTCCGCCCTCGCGTTCAAGATCATGAGCGACCCGCACCTGGGCAAGCTCACCTTCGTCCGGGTCTACTCGGGCCGCCTGGTGTCCGGCACCGCCGTGCTGAACTCCGTCAAGGGCAAGAAGGAGCGCATCGGCAAGATCTACCGCATGCACGCGAACAAGCGTGAGGAGATCGAGGCGGTGGGCGCCGGCGACATCGTCGCCGTGATGGGCCTGAAGCAGACCACCACCGGTGAGACGCTCTCGGACGACAAGAACCCGGTCATCCTGGAGTCCATGGACTTCCCGGCGCCGGTCATCCAGGTCGCCATCGAGCCCAAGTCCAAGGGTGACCAGGAGAAGCTGGGTGTAGCCATCCAGCGTCTCGCGGAGGAGGACCCCTCCTTCCAGGTTCACTCGGACGAGGAGACCGGCCAGACCATCATCGGTGGTATGGGCGAGCTGCACCTCGAGGTGCTGGTCGACCGTATGCGCCGTGAGTTCAAGGTCGAGGCCAACGTCGGTAAGCCGCAGGTCGCGTACCGTGAGACGATCCGCAAGGCCGTCGAGCGCGTGGACTACACCCACAAGAAGCAGACCGGTGGTACCGGTCAGTTCGCCAAGGTGCAGATCGCGATCGAGCCGATCACCGAGACCGACGGTCCGGCGTACGAGTTCGTGAACAAGGTCACCGGTGGCCGTATCCCGCGGGAGTACATCCCGTCGGTGGACGCCGGTGCGCAGGAGGCCATGCAGTTCGGCATCCTCGCCGGGTACGAGATGACGGGTGTCCGCATCACGCTTCTCGACGGTGCCTACCACGAGGTCGACTCCTCCGAACTGGCGTTCAAGATCGCCGGCTCGCAGGCCTTCAAGGAGGCCGCGCGCAAGGCCAGCCCCGTGCTGCTCGAGCCGATGATGGCCGTCGAGGTCACCACGCCCGAGGACTACATGGGTGAGGTCATCGGCGACATCAACTCCCGCCGTGGCCAGATCCAGGCCATGGAGGAGCGGATGGGTGCCCGGATCGTCAAGGGTCTCGTCCCCCTCTCGGAGATGTTCGGCTACGTCGGCGACCTCCGCAGCAAGACCTCGGGTCGCGCAAGCTACTCGATGCAGTTCGACTCCTACGCCGAGGTTCCCCGGAACGTCGCCGAGGAGATCATCGCGAAGGCCAAGGGCGAGTAACACACACCGTTTGCACGCTTTAGGCTTGACACCGACCGGCGGGGATCCAAACCGGCAGGGGACGAGAAATCGTCCCGGTCCGGGACGGGTCCCGGCGGACGGCATCCCAGCAAAGATCACCTGGCGCCGATGAGTAAGGCGTACCAGAACCACTCCGCAGGAGGATTCAGTGGCGAAGGCAAAGTTCGAGCGGACTAAGCCGCACGTCAACATCGGCACCATCGGTCACATCGACCACGGTAAGACGACCCTCACGGCCGCCATTACCAAGGTGCTGCACGACGCGTACCCGGACCTGAACGAGGCCTCGGCCTTCGACCAGATCGACAAGGCTCCCGAAGAGCGCCAGCGCGGTATCACGATCTCGATCGCGCACGTCGAGTACCAGACCGAGACGCGGCACTACGCCCACGTCGACTGCCCCGGTCACGCGGACTACATCAAGAACATGATCACGGGTGCGGCGCAGATGGACGGCGCCATCCTCGTCGTCGCCGCGACGGACGGCCCGATGCCGCAGACCAAGGAGCACGTGCTCCTGGCCCGCCAGGTCGGCGTTCCGTACATCGTCGTCGCCCTGAACAAGGCCGACATGGTGGACGACGAGGAGATCCTGGAGCTCGTCGAGCTCGAGGTCCGTGAGCTGCTCTCCGAGTACGAGTTCCCGGGCGACGACCTTCCGGTCGTCAAGGTCTCGGCGCTCAAGGCCCTCGAGGGCGACGCCGAGTGGGGCAAGTCCGTCCTCGACCTGATGAAGGCCGTCGACGAGTCCATCCCGCAGCCCGAGCGTGACGTCGACAAGCCGTTCCTCATGCCCATCGAGGACGTCTTCACGATCACCGGTCGCGGCACGGTCGTCACCGGCCGTATCGAGCGTGGTGTCCTCAAGGTCAACGAGACCGTCGACATCGTCGGTATCAAGACCGAGAAGACCACCACCACGGTCACCGGCATCGAGATGTTCCGCAAGCTGCTCGACGAGGGCCAGGCCGGTGAGAACGTCGGTCTGCTCCTCCGTGGCATCAAGCGCGAGGACGTCGAGCGCGGCCAGGTCATCATCAAGCCGGGCTCGGTCACGCCCCACACCTCGTTCGAGGCGCAGGCGTACATCCTGTCCAAGGACGAGGGCGGCCGTCACACGCCGTTCTTCAACAACTACCGTCCCCAGTTCTACTTCCGCACGACGGACGTGACTGGTGTGGTGACCCTTCCCGAGGGCACCGAGATGGTCATGCCCGGCGACAACACCGAGATGACCGTTGAGCTCATCCAGCCCGTCGCCATGGAGGAGGGCCTGAAGTTCGCCATCCGTGAGGGTGGCCGGACCGTGGGCGCCGGCCAGGTCATCAAGATCAACAAGTAGTTTTCACCTACCTGTTGGGCTTGAAGCCTGGTAGCTCCAGCATCAGCTGAGCTCCTGAAGGGGCCCGTACGACTTCGGTCGTGCGGGCCCTTTCGCGTTTCTCCCCGCTGAGCCGGGGCGCCGGGTCGGCACTGTGGCGGGCGCCGGTGTGTCAGCGTGCTGCCGGGTACCGGGGAAGGCCGGCAGGGGTCCCTCGGGCAGGCCCGCCGTCAGGGTGCGGCGTACGGCTTCGGGGGCGGCGCCGCGGTCCAGCCAGGCGGTGACGGCCGGGGCGAGGCGGTGCACGTCCCGTTGGGGGAGGAGCAGACGGGGGTCGTCGCGGCGCAGGCTCGCCAGGAGGGTGGTGGCGGGAGTGGATGGGGGCGGGGGAGCGGTGACGGCGGTGGGCGTGGGGCTGGGCGTCGACTTCGACTTCGGCGTCGGCGTCGGCGGCGGTGTCGGCGTGGGCGTCGGTGTCGGCGTGGGCTTCGGGGGAGGGGATGGTTGGTGTGAGGGTTCTTCGGCGGGGGTGGCCCCCGGCTGTTGTACGACACCGTTCGGGTGACGACGTGGCCGCTCGGCAGGCGGTGCCGGGTGCGGGAGAGGTAGCCGTGGGCCTCCAGCTCCCGCAGGGCCGCCGCGATCCTCGTCTCGCCCTCGGGGAAACGGTCCGTGAGCGTCCTGATGTCGACGCGAGAACCGGTGGGCAGCGACTGGATGTGGACGCCGAGCCCGATCGCGAGCCCTGACAGCTGCGCGTGCTGGGCGAGGTGGTTGCCGATCACCGTGAAACGGGAGGTGTGGCGGACCTTGACGTGTGTGATGCCTCGCGGCTGCGGATCCGGATGCCTTCGCGGATCCGGCTGCGGATTCGACTGCGGATTCGGCTGCGGAATCCGAGGCTGGGCGCACGGGGGCGCGCTAGGGTTTTGCTTACCCATCGGGAAGCTCCTACTTCCTCGGTGGTCAGGCCCTCGATCGGGATTGCAGTCCCGGCCGGGGGCCGTCGCATGTTCTGGAGTTGTGTGCTGGTAGCGGGGCGAGCATATGCCCGGCAACCGGATGGAAATCCAGCTGAGTTGCGGATTGTCACCCTTGTGGGCGACGTGGCCTCCCGGTGCTGACGAGGGGGCCGGGGCGGGCGGACGAAGGCCCGGCCGAGTTGGGTCGGGTTGGGTTGGGTGGGTTCTTTTCCCGGAGTTCTTGAAAGACTTTTGATGCCGTGCGGTACCGGTCGGCCGCTTACCGGGACGGCAGAATCCGGGGGCCGGTGGAGGCGGGGCGCGGTGTCGGCGCCGTCCGTGGCTGTGGCTGCGGCTGCGGTACGAAATTGATCTCGGCCCAGACGGTCTTGCGCGGGGGTCTGCCGGGGGTGACGCCCCACCGGTCGCAGAGGGCCTCGACGATGACGAGGCCGCGGCCCGACTCGTCGACCGGACCGTGCTGTCGGGGGTGCCGGACCGGCCGGTCGCCGCGGGTGTCGGTCACCTCGATGCGGAGGGTGCCGCCGACCACGTACAGCGTGAGCCGGAAGTCGCGGCCGGGTACGCGGCCGTGCGTGATGGCGTTGGCCGCCAGCTCGGCGACGATGTGCTCCGCGCGGGCGGGGTCCAACGGGAGCGCCCAGGTGCGCAGTTGCTCACTCGTGAACCGCCGGGCGAGGCGGGCGCCGCGGGGTGTGGCGGACAGGAGCAGGCTGAAGCTGCGGACGGTTTCTTGATTCACGTCACTCAGCGTGGCCGACCATGTCTAACCTGAGCAGGGATTACGACTGTGCGTATCGGGACTGTCCCGCCGCTGTCCCGGTATGTCTCGGCTGTCCCAGGTGTCGTACGGGTACGGGCGGGCGTTGGAGGTGGGTGGCGATGAGTGGTGAGGGTGTGGACGAGGCGGGCTGGACAACCGAGCCCGGGGACGAGATGGCGCCGATGGTCGAAGCGGTGGGCAGCCTCATCAGGTTCCACCGCGAAGCCGCTGGGATGAGGGCTGCCGACTTCGGAGAGGCCATGGGATACGGCGAGGACCTGATCCGCAAGGTGGAGCGGGGGGCACGAATTCCCAGGGCCGAGTTCCTGTGCAGAGCGGACGAGGTGCTGGGCGCGGGCGGCGCTATCGCGTCGATGCGGCGGCACGTGGAGCAGGCCCGGTATCCGAAGAAGCTGCGGCACCTGGCGCAGATGGAGGAACGGGCGGCAGAGTTGCTGCTGTACAACAACCATCACATTCACGGGTTGTTGCAGACGAAGGAGTATGCCGAGGCAATTTTCGGGGTGCGGCGGCCCGCGCACACGAAGGAGGCGCTGGAGCAGGCGGTGGAAGCACGAATGGCACGGCAGAGTGTTTTCGAGCGAAATCCCGCGCCTGACCTCAGCTTCGTCCAGGAACAGGTGACGCTCGAACGGCCGGTCGGGGGGACAATCGTCCTACGGCGACAACTTGAACGGCTGCTGGAGGTCGCGAAGTTGCCGCACGTGGAATTCCAGGTGATGCCGACCGCCTGGTGGGACCACCCTGGGCTGAACGGCCCGATCGAACTGCTCAAGTTCGAGGACGGCACCGCGGTGGGGCGTTCCGACGGGGCGTTCAACGGCCGTCCGACCTCCGACCCGAGACAGCTCAGGATCCTCGAACTGCGGTATGGAATCATCCGGGCTCAGGCCCTCTCGCCTGGAGAGTCGATGGCCTTCATCGAGCGAGCGCTTGGAGAGTTATGAGCACCTCGAACCTCCGCTGGTTCAAGAGCAGCTACAGCAGCGGTCCTGAAGTGGACGACTGCGTCGAGATAGCCAAAGCTCCGACCGCTGTTCACGTCCGCGATTCCAAGAACGCCGAAGGGCCGCGGCTGATGCTGGCCCGTGAGGCGTGGGCGTCGTTCGTGACGGCCCTGCCGACGGCACCGTGACCGGAGCACACGTACAGCTGCAGGTTGTAGCCGGGTTCGCGTACGCGCCGCAGTTCGCGGACCTGCCGGACCAGAAGATGTGGCGCATCGACCGCACCGCTGACTACGGCGCCTTCCAGGAGGCCGCCCGTGGCCGGGTCGACCTGGCCCGGATCGAGCGGCAGGGGGAGGACATCCTGCGCCTGGCCGACGAGCCCGGCTACCGCCGCCTGATCAAGGCGCAGGTCAACCTCCAGGAGGGCCGCCACGCGCTCGCCCGGAAGATCTTCCACGGCCGTTCCTGGTAGCTCTGCCAGCGCTGCCAGGACGGCGTTGAGGACCAGATCGGTGCGCTCGGTCTGGTCCTCCATGCCGTCGTCCTCTTCAGCATCCGGTACATGGACGCCGCGGTGAACCAGCTGCGGGCGGACGGGTTCGACGGGCGTGACGAGGACGTCGCCCGCCTCTCCCCGTTCGTGCGGCAGCACATCAACATGCACGGCCGGTACTCGTTCAAGCTCCCCGACCTGCCCGGCGGCCTGCGCCCACTGCGCGACAAGGACGCCACCGGCGCCCTCGGCCGGCGCGAAGGCCGGCGGTAGCGGGGGGCGGTCAGGCGGTGTGCCGCGGCGATGGAAGGCGAGGGCGGGTCATAGCCGGGTGGCCGTGCGGATCAGCCCGGCGAGGGCGAGGGAGCGGCTGTGCGCGGGCCAGGCGATGTGGGTGACGACGGGGGGTGCGTCGGTCAGGGGGACGGCAGTGTGCTCGGCCCACAGCCAGGCGCGGGCGGAGTCGGGGAAGACGGCCACGGTGCGTCCGAGGGCGATCAGCTGGGCCAGCTGGGTCTGGTCGTGGATCTCGGGGCCCGGGCCGGGTGGGTACGTGCCGTGGCGGGACCAGCGGGCGAGTGGAAGATCGGGGATGTCGCTGACGTCGGCCAGGGACAGAGTCCTCTGCGCGGCGAGGGGGTGCGAGGCGGGCAGGACGGCGATCTGCCCTTCGGTCATCAGTTCCTCGCTGTCGAACCCGGCGAGGGAGTTGAACGGCTTGTGCATGAGCGCCACATCGGCGCGGCCGTCGCGCAGCATCCCTTCCTGCTCACACGTGCCGCTCGGTAGCACCTCGATCTCGGCGGCGTCGGGCTCGGCCGCGTAGGCGTCGAGGAGCTTGTGCAGCAGCTCGTGAGACGCGCCGGCCTTCACTGCCAGCACCAGGCGGTTGCGGGGACCGCCCGGACTGTCGGCGCCACCGGCGCGACGGGTGCGGCGAGCGGCAGCGGTGGTCGCGTCAAGGGCTGCGCGGCCCTCGTGCAGCAGCATCTCTCCGGCGCCGGTCAGGGAGACGCCGCGGCGGTTGCGTTTCAGCAGACAGACGCCGAGGCGCCGCTCCAGCTGCTGGATCGCCCGGGACAGCGGTGGCTGGGCCATGCCGAGGCGCTCGGCGGCGCGGCCGAAGTGCAGTTCCTCCGCGACGGCCATGAAGTACCTCAGCTCGCGGGTCTCCAAGGTGTCCATGGCCACAGCATACCCCGGTGATACCTAACGGGTATGACAGGGCACTGTATCGGTATTGGATGCGCAGCTTGTCCGCGAGCGAGCATCGGAGGCATGAGCGAAACCATGAACACACCCTCCGCGTCACTGCCCGGCGGCACCTGGACCCTGGGGGATCTGACCGTCACCCGCTTCGGCTACGGCGCCATGCAGCTCGCCGGCCCCGGGGTCATGGGCCCGCCCGCCGACCACGACGGCGCGCTCGCCGTCCTACGCGAGGCCTCCGCCCTCGGGATCACCCACATCGACACCGCCGGTACATACGGACCACGCGTCACCAACCAGCTGATCCGTGAAGCGCTTCACCCCTATCCCGCATCGCTGCACATCGTGACCAAGGTCGGCGCGGTCCGCGATCAGCAAGGTGGCTGGCCCCCTGCCCGGCAGCCCGAGGACCTGCGCCGCGCCGTCCACGAGAACCTTGGGGATCTCGGCCTCGATTCACTCGACGTGGTCAATCTCCGGCTCGGCAACGCTCAAGGTCCCCAGCCCGGCTCGCTCGCCGAGCCCTTCGAGACCCTCGTCGAACTCCAGCAGCAGGGCCTGATCCGGCACCTCGGAGTGAGTAACGCGACGGCGGAACAGGTCGCTGAGGCACAGGCGATCGCGCCGATCGTGTGCGTGCAGAACGGGTACAACATCGCCTACCGTCAGGACGACGAGCTGATCGACGAACTCGCCGACCAGGGCATCGCCTACGTGCCTTTCTTCCCGCTCGGCGGCTTCACCCCGCTGCAGTCCACAGCGCTTTCCGCCGTGGCCACCCGGCTGGATGCGACGCCGATGTCGGTCGCCCTGGCTTGGCTGCTGCGGCGGTCGCCGAACATCCTGCTCATCCCCGGCACCTCGTCGGTGGCACACCTGCGCGAGAACGTCGCCGGCGCGGGACTCTCGCTCTCCGACGAGGACCTCGCCGAGCTGGACAAGATCGGCAACTAAGCAGGACACAGCCCGGTCCCCAGCGAAACGAAGGGGCAGGGGCAGTGCGATGCGGGCCTCGTCGTTGGTGA belongs to Streptomyces sp. V3I8 and includes:
- a CDS encoding helix-turn-helix transcriptional regulator: MSGEGVDEAGWTTEPGDEMAPMVEAVGSLIRFHREAAGMRAADFGEAMGYGEDLIRKVERGARIPRAEFLCRADEVLGAGGAIASMRRHVEQARYPKKLRHLAQMEERAAELLLYNNHHIHGLLQTKEYAEAIFGVRRPAHTKEALEQAVEARMARQSVFERNPAPDLSFVQEQVTLERPVGGTIVLRRQLERLLEVAKLPHVEFQVMPTAWWDHPGLNGPIELLKFEDGTAVGRSDGAFNGRPTSDPRQLRILELRYGIIRAQALSPGESMAFIERALGEL
- a CDS encoding ATP-binding protein; its protein translation is MNQETVRSFSLLLSATPRGARLARRFTSEQLRTWALPLDPARAEHIVAELAANAITHGRVPGRDFRLTLYVVGGTLRIEVTDTRGDRPVRHPRQHGPVDESGRGLVIVEALCDRWGVTPGRPPRKTVWAEINFVPQPQPQPRTAPTPRPASTGPRILPSR
- the rpsL gene encoding 30S ribosomal protein S12, with amino-acid sequence MPTIQQLVRNGRQDKVKKNMTPALEGSPQRRGVCTRVFTTTPKKPNSALRKVARVRLTSGIEVTAYIPGEGHNLQEHSIVLVRGGRVKDLPGVRYKIIRGSLDTQGVKNRKQARSRYGAKKEK
- the fusA gene encoding elongation factor G, whose protein sequence is MATTSLDLAKVRNIGIMAHIDAGKTTTTERILFYTGVSYKIGEVHDGAATMDWMEQEQERGITITSAATTCHWPLEDNDYTINIIDTPGHVDFTVEVERSLRVLDGAVTVFDGVAGVEPQSETVWRQADRYGVPRICFVNKLDRTGAEFHRCVDMIRDRLGAQPLVMQLPIGAEMDFKGVVDLVRMKALVWSAEAAKGEMYDVVDIPATHTEAAEEYRGLLIEAVAENDEEIMELYLEGQEPTEEQLYAAIRRITISSGKSTDTTVTPVFCGTAFKNKGVQPLLDAVVRYLPTPLDVEAIEGHDVKDPEVVVKRKPSVDEPLSALAFKIMSDPHLGKLTFVRVYSGRLVSGTAVLNSVKGKKERIGKIYRMHANKREEIEAVGAGDIVAVMGLKQTTTGETLSDDKNPVILESMDFPAPVIQVAIEPKSKGDQEKLGVAIQRLAEEDPSFQVHSDEETGQTIIGGMGELHLEVLVDRMRREFKVEANVGKPQVAYRETIRKAVERVDYTHKKQTGGTGQFAKVQIAIEPITETDGPAYEFVNKVTGGRIPREYIPSVDAGAQEAMQFGILAGYEMTGVRITLLDGAYHEVDSSELAFKIAGSQAFKEAARKASPVLLEPMMAVEVTTPEDYMGEVIGDINSRRGQIQAMEERMGARIVKGLVPLSEMFGYVGDLRSKTSGRASYSMQFDSYAEVPRNVAEEIIAKAKGE
- a CDS encoding aldo/keto reductase family oxidoreductase, with product MNTPSASLPGGTWTLGDLTVTRFGYGAMQLAGPGVMGPPADHDGALAVLREASALGITHIDTAGTYGPRVTNQLIREALHPYPASLHIVTKVGAVRDQQGGWPPARQPEDLRRAVHENLGDLGLDSLDVVNLRLGNAQGPQPGSLAEPFETLVELQQQGLIRHLGVSNATAEQVAEAQAIAPIVCVQNGYNIAYRQDDELIDELADQGIAYVPFFPLGGFTPLQSTALSAVATRLDATPMSVALAWLLRRSPNILLIPGTSSVAHLRENVAGAGLSLSDEDLAELDKIGN
- a CDS encoding DUF397 domain-containing protein; this encodes MSTSNLRWFKSSYSSGPEVDDCVEIAKAPTAVHVRDSKNAEGPRLMLAREAWASFVTALPTAP
- the rpsG gene encoding 30S ribosomal protein S7, encoding MPRKGPAPKRPVIIDPVYGSPLVTSLINKVLLNGKRSTAERIVYGAMEGLREKTGNDPVITLKRALENIKPTLEVKSRRVGGATYQVPIEVKPGRASTLALRWLVGYSRARREKTMTERLLNELLDASNGLGAAVKKREDTHKMAESNKAFAHYRW
- the tuf gene encoding elongation factor Tu, with amino-acid sequence MAKAKFERTKPHVNIGTIGHIDHGKTTLTAAITKVLHDAYPDLNEASAFDQIDKAPEERQRGITISIAHVEYQTETRHYAHVDCPGHADYIKNMITGAAQMDGAILVVAATDGPMPQTKEHVLLARQVGVPYIVVALNKADMVDDEEILELVELEVRELLSEYEFPGDDLPVVKVSALKALEGDAEWGKSVLDLMKAVDESIPQPERDVDKPFLMPIEDVFTITGRGTVVTGRIERGVLKVNETVDIVGIKTEKTTTTVTGIEMFRKLLDEGQAGENVGLLLRGIKREDVERGQVIIKPGSVTPHTSFEAQAYILSKDEGGRHTPFFNNYRPQFYFRTTDVTGVVTLPEGTEMVMPGDNTEMTVELIQPVAMEEGLKFAIREGGRTVGAGQVIKINK
- a CDS encoding LysR family transcriptional regulator codes for the protein MDTLETRELRYFMAVAEELHFGRAAERLGMAQPPLSRAIQQLERRLGVCLLKRNRRGVSLTGAGEMLLHEGRAALDATTAAARRTRRAGGADSPGGPRNRLVLAVKAGASHELLHKLLDAYAAEPDAAEIEVLPSGTCEQEGMLRDGRADVALMHKPFNSLAGFDSEELMTEGQIAVLPASHPLAAQRTLSLADVSDIPDLPLARWSRHGTYPPGPGPEIHDQTQLAQLIALGRTVAVFPDSARAWLWAEHTAVPLTDAPPVVTHIAWPAHSRSLALAGLIRTATRL
- a CDS encoding DUF1707 and DUF4190 domain-containing protein, with translation MSYPSPWQPGQGWNQPRPWPEQAGQSMLASTADRERAVDVLRAGFGEGRMQQPEFEKRVARAYAARTVGELALLVSDLPQGPVPLSAVPGPMSGPVPRTFLPAAPPKTNEKAVGSAICGVLCLVTAGLTGVPAVILGHAARAEMRRTGEGGEGLALTGLVLGWLSTAGWALLLTLLFAAALVS